ttattatacatattattcGTTTCTAGTTCGAATTTTCCATATTGCATGTCTAGACTGTTAACACTTGAATCTGCATATCCATAATTGGTTTCAATCGAATTACTAAACCTGTTACTAAACCTGTTATCAACACTGTTATCAATGCTGTTATCAACACTATTATTAAAATCGTTAAAATAATTCGTATTGTTATTTATGTACATAAAGTTATTACTATTTGATGtattcaaatttttataattgttaataCTATGTATTTCTTCGTTTTTTTCTGTAGTATCATCAAATAAGTTTGATGGATAGTGATTGACACTAGAAATAGAATAGTGCGTTGGAGTAACAAAactctcataaaatgaattggatctaataattttttgtttttcttctctattaataatatttttataatcattatattttctaatgtCAATGCTACTGTCTTTACTATTGTCTCTACTACTTCCCATACTACTAACCCTAGTACTGTCCCGACTACTTGCTCTACTATCATTCTTACATTTTTTATCGccatttcttgtattttcattaaatacaaaattttcatCAAAATTGTTACAACCATTTACATAATTATTATATGTATCACTTTTACCTTTCTCATTTGTGGCTATTACATCACAGCATTCCCCGCTGTGATCATCTTGACATATATTAGTAGTATGATCATTATTATCAACAGTACCACCATTATCACTACCACCATTACCACTACCACCATTACCACTACCACCATTACCANNNNNNNNNNCACTACCACCATTACCACTACCACCATTACCACTACCACCATTACCACTACTACCATCACTACTACTACACTTATcatttgttattaaaattttattctgtatATTATCCAAATTTTCAacactcatttcattttttaatgatgtattttttttatttgtactcATACTCGTGCTATCTGAGAATAAATTACATTTTGATGATTCTaaacattcatattttttttttaaaacatttccatttaccatgttttcattatgtttattATCACTGTTATTATCACTGTCACTGTTATTATCACTGTCACTGTTATTATCactgttattattacttttattatcacCACTATTACCACTGTTATTACCACTGTTATTAGCAAAATTATACACAATTAATtgattatttaaatttgtatattttttattattttctttataactgttgttttctgtttggtcATAACATAAAATCTgattttcttcaagattttttgttctatttattgCATAATGTGTTGCTTGATTTGTAtcgtttttttgttctttattaattatttttttatcttgtaaCATGTAATTACAAActttttcagaattattattaccgttgtttttatagaaaaatgtaaatgcgTCTACACAGTTTAATGGAAATgtcgtacttttttttttttttttttttttcatatttgtaatatttctaTTTGTATCAATAAGAACTAAattaatatcatatatatttttttgtgatatattttttatgtttgcaCAGCTTATCAAGCCATAAtgattaaaacataatttattattaatcacTTCTGATGTAAACATGTATGGtgatattaacttatttttattattgcaatATTTCAACCAACTatcttctttatatttatattcatgtattCTTACCTCATGATTCAATAcattcaattccttttttttatagcaatttatataatttgtataatttttattctttttataattattttttatatgtatattatcttCAATAAAAGaatgttgcaattttttttttttttttcctgtacagtGCTAAACATATGTTCACAATTAAAatcactgttattattattataattgttttttttttttttgccttttctgtgctgtttatttttaaatactccaCGTGCTCCACGTCATTAATGTTCACTTttgtactttcaatttttttactttcaatttttttactttcaatttttttactttcaatttttttactttcaatttttttgttatcttctttattttttgctacgattaatttatttatttgctcaccCAGTTTGCAACTTATTTCGTATTCCtccttattttccatttcatttaacaTACTACTTTTACTTTGAAGATTTTTGTTGGCCATATTTATATTCGACTCTTCAatcttttcttgactttttattatttgtttcattttaaataaacttagtaattttttttttaaatttaaattcatttcgtatgttttatttttattttctaaaatattacatgaatcctttatcattttacatttgtcatttcttttttgtatataattatttaaatacatagaaatattattgttattaaaactCGTTTGGGTGTAGCCATTGTTCAACACAATCATATTATCAATCACATCGGAGTTACCAATTGAAGAATAGTACGACTCATTAACACCATTATTAGTATTAACATCCACAGgtatattatttacattataaaagGTGTCGCAATTTGTATCACAAATGGCATTGCAATTTACATCACAAATGGCATTGCAATTTGCATCATAACTGACGTTGCAATTTGCATAACTCGCGTCACAGCTCATATTATAACTCGCATCGCAGCtcctatttttattatcttttgtgtTTCCTGTATTTACTGTAAAGTTGTTTgtatataaattttgtatttgattattgtaaatattatttattcgaatattattattgttagtgTTAAAATTGTTTTCGTTAACACTACTAAcacaacatatttttttaatattactattattattgcaaATGTAATTATTGCTATTTCCATTGTCCATACTATTACC
This is a stretch of genomic DNA from Piliocolobus tephrosceles isolate RC106 unplaced genomic scaffold, ASM277652v3 unscaffolded_28294, whole genome shotgun sequence. It encodes these proteins:
- the LOC113221912 gene encoding TBC1 domain family member 5 homolog A-like, yielding MKEEQKKEKSNLTKNTNLLDLKNTYICNELKTNIQNCTDGANCTGGTNYTDDNKNYIHPNVIITNYNSLHKMKVEENILINLYNKEKQNSIYNTNIDIVTANAYEQNKINTEHGSCFNSNENGNYIKDNESVVYYDGNSMDNGNSNNYICNNNSNIKKICCVSSVNENNFNTNNNNIRINNIYNNQIQNLYTNNFTVNTGNTKDNKNRSCDASYNMSCDASYANCNVSYDANCNAICDVNCNAICDTNCDTFYNVNNIPVDVNTNNGVNESYYSSIGNSDVIDNMIVLNNGYTQTSFNNNNISMYLNNYIQKRNDKCKMIKDSCNILENKNKTYEMNLNLKKKLLSLFKMKQIIKSQEKIEESNINMANKNLQSKSSMLNEMENKEEYEISCKLGEQINKLIVAKNKEDNKKIESKKIESTKVNINDVEHVEYLKINSTEKAKKKKTIIIIITVILIVNICLALYRKKKKKIATFFY